A single window of Anomaloglossus baeobatrachus isolate aAnoBae1 chromosome 5, aAnoBae1.hap1, whole genome shotgun sequence DNA harbors:
- the CACUL1 gene encoding LOW QUALITY PROTEIN: CDK2-associated and cullin domain-containing protein 1 (The sequence of the model RefSeq protein was modified relative to this genomic sequence to represent the inferred CDS: deleted 1 base in 1 codon): MEDEDPNHNHWRLRPDCSPAPELCRRGRDGGKSGGGGGGGGLPGIGSSASKFLMNVITVDDYKNTYWPKLESAIDQLLSQSPGDYIPISYEQIYSCVYKCVCQQHSEQMYSDLMCKITGHLEKVSLELQATSPELYIEKFNLALSQYMGALHSIVPLFIYMNKFYIETKLNRDLRDELVLLFTEHVAEKHIYSLMPLLLEAQATPFQITPSTMAAIVKGLYTLRPDWVQLAPALFSKFIPNILPAAVESELQDYAAQDRKLQRDLLQNGFNRGDQSRKRAGDELSYNASCSSSQSYR, encoded by the exons ATGGAGGACGAGGATCCCAACCACAATCACTGGCGGCTGCGGCCCGACTGCTCCCCGGCCCCGGAGCTCTGCAGGAGAGGACGGGACGGCGGGAAGAgcggaggcggaggaggaggaggagggctgcCCGGCATCGGCTCCAGCGCCTCCAAGTTCT TGATGAATGTGATCACAGTCGATGATTATAAGAACACGTATTGGCCGAAGCTGGAGAGCGCCATTGATCAGCTGCTGAGCCAGAGCCCCGGGGACTATATACCCATCTCCTATGAGCAGATCTACAG CTGCGTGTACAAGTGCGTGTGTCAGCAGCACTCGGAGCAGATGTACAGCGACCTGATGTGTAAGATCACCGGTCACCTGGAGAAGGtgtccctggagctgcag GCGACCTCCCCGGAGCTGTATATAGAGAAGTTTAACCTTGCCCTCAGCCAGTATATGGGGGCTCTGCACAGCATCGTCCCCCTCTTCATCTATATG AACAAGTTTTATATAGAAACTAAGCTGAACAGAGACCTGCGAGACGAGCTGGTGCTGCTGTTCACCGAGCACGTGGCCGAGAAGCACATCTACAGCCTGATGC CACTGTTACTGGAGGCACAGGCCACGCCATTCCAGATCACC CCCTCCACCATGGCTGCCATTGTCAAGGGTCTGTACACGCTGAGGCCAG ATTGGGTCCAGCTGGCTCCAGCGCTTTTCTCCAAGTTCATCCCCAATATTCTGCCCGCGGCCGTGGAGTCAGAGCTGCAGGATTACGCCGCTCAGGACCGGAAGCTGCAGCGGGATCTCCTGCAGAACGGATTCAACAG AGGTGACCAGTCCCGAAAACGAGCAGGAGACGAGCTGTCCTACA